Proteins encoded by one window of Desulfovibrio ferrophilus:
- a CDS encoding peptidylprolyl isomerase → MTCSAKHILVETEEACLDLKKQIEEGTSFDDAAKQNSKCPSGQRGGDLGQFQPGMMVAEFDKVCFTEEVGKVHGPIQTQFGYHLILITERNGKAE, encoded by the coding sequence CTGACCTGTAGCGCCAAGCACATTCTGGTGGAGACCGAAGAAGCCTGTCTGGACCTGAAGAAACAGATCGAGGAAGGCACCTCTTTTGATGATGCAGCCAAACAAAACTCCAAGTGCCCATCGGGCCAGCGCGGCGGCGATCTGGGCCAGTTCCAGCCCGGCATGATGGTTGCTGAATTCGACAAGGTCTGCTTCACCGAGGAAGTGGGCAAAGTCCACGGCCCCATCCAGACCCAGTTCGGTTACCATCTGATTCTGATCACCGAGCGTAACGGCAAGGCCGAATAG
- a CDS encoding HD domain-containing phosphohydrolase, translating into MRILIIDDERFLCQTIADFFEDMGYECETAFDGRQGVQAFEATQPDVVLCDLNMPQLDGFGVLDAITHKSPETPVIVVSGVGVIADAVRAVRHGAWDFVTKPIRDMNVLEHRVSKALERADLLRQNRRYREHLEEEVKKRTADLRKEANERLEAQHKVQVLNEEIIHTQKELIMLLGDVVEHRSKETANHVRRVAEISYLLAIKSGMDKTEAETLRLASPMHDVGKIAIPDSILNKPARLTTEEFEIIKSHTLIGFEILNHSKRRIMKAAAITALQHHERWDGKGYPHGLAGEDIHVYGRITCIADVFDALTQKRIYKDAWPLDKVLDMYRKQSGLQFDPHLTDILLNSTDEISAITTRYPDSSQS; encoded by the coding sequence ATGCGCATTCTTATTATTGATGACGAAAGATTTCTCTGCCAGACCATAGCCGACTTCTTCGAAGACATGGGCTATGAGTGCGAGACTGCGTTCGATGGACGGCAAGGGGTCCAGGCTTTCGAAGCCACGCAACCCGACGTTGTCCTGTGCGACCTGAACATGCCCCAGTTGGACGGCTTCGGCGTGCTGGACGCCATCACACACAAATCTCCCGAGACCCCGGTCATCGTCGTTTCCGGAGTCGGTGTCATCGCCGATGCCGTTCGAGCCGTTCGCCACGGGGCATGGGACTTCGTCACCAAACCCATCCGCGACATGAACGTGCTCGAACACAGGGTCAGCAAAGCCCTGGAACGAGCCGATCTGTTACGCCAGAACCGGCGCTACCGGGAACATCTGGAAGAAGAGGTCAAAAAGCGGACTGCCGACCTGCGCAAGGAGGCCAATGAGCGCCTCGAGGCTCAGCACAAGGTGCAGGTCCTGAACGAGGAAATCATTCACACCCAGAAGGAACTGATCATGCTTCTGGGCGACGTGGTGGAGCACCGTTCCAAGGAAACCGCCAACCATGTTCGACGCGTGGCCGAAATCTCCTATCTGCTGGCCATCAAGAGTGGCATGGATAAAACCGAAGCCGAGACGCTGCGCCTGGCCTCCCCCATGCACGACGTGGGCAAAATCGCCATCCCGGATTCCATTCTCAACAAGCCTGCCAGGCTGACCACTGAAGAATTCGAAATCATCAAGTCACACACCCTGATCGGCTTCGAGATCCTGAACCACTCTAAACGCCGCATCATGAAGGCCGCAGCCATCACCGCCCTGCAACATCATGAACGCTGGGACGGCAAAGGATACCCCCACGGCCTCGCTGGTGAGGACATCCACGTCTACGGTCGCATCACCTGCATCGCCGATGTCTTTGACGCCCTGACCCAAAAACGCATCTACAAGGATGCCTGGCCGCTGGACAAAGTGCTGGATATGTATCGCAAGCAAAGCGGTTTGCAATTTGATCCCCATTTGACGGACATCCTGCTGAATAGCACCGATGAGATTTCAGCCATCACCACCCGCTACCCGGACTCAAGCCAATCCTGA
- a CDS encoding universal stress protein, which translates to MRIKKILVPVDGSEPSLTAVEHAAELAALSGASILLLHCHKPVPTTLGEPNFQLVLDRLMADAELVIEIGRAPLDGKGVAHASKVIGGNTAQIIVEVADIEGFDLIVMGSRGLGGVKGLLLGSVTHKVLQAASCPVLVVR; encoded by the coding sequence ATGAGGATCAAGAAAATACTCGTCCCCGTAGACGGTTCCGAACCTTCCTTGACTGCGGTGGAGCATGCAGCGGAACTTGCTGCACTGAGCGGGGCATCCATTCTGTTGCTGCATTGCCACAAACCGGTGCCCACCACTCTGGGTGAACCCAATTTCCAGTTGGTGTTGGATCGGCTGATGGCCGACGCCGAACTGGTGATTGAAATTGGGCGTGCTCCTTTGGATGGCAAGGGGGTGGCGCATGCCTCCAAGGTCATTGGTGGCAATACGGCTCAGATCATCGTGGAGGTCGCCGACATCGAGGGATTCGACCTGATCGTGATGGGGAGCCGGGGGCTAGGAGGCGTCAAGGGGCTGCTTTTGGGCAGTGTGACGCACAAGGTCCTCCAGGCTGCCTCGTGTCCGGTACTTGTGGTTCGTTGA
- a CDS encoding MetS family NSS transporter small subunit, producing the protein MSTGAIVMMIIGLGITWGGAALCMLKAMKK; encoded by the coding sequence ATGTCTACTGGAGCCATCGTCATGATGATCATCGGACTTGGCATCACCTGGGGTGGTGCCGCGCTGTGCATGCTCAAGGCCATGAAGAAATAG
- a CDS encoding Tim44 domain-containing protein encodes MRTAIKFMIVPLLLVALIAMDAGFADAKRFGGGRSFGGSRSFSKSYSKPVSPTKQGTAGSTATQGTQRPSRFGGMGGMFGGLLAGTLLGSMFFGHPFAGGGMMDILLIGGLIFLAMKLFRRRRPAPQVAGGRSGGMSYGGGGPQPHEDSSMQRQAHGAWGGLGSTQGAAESAPELDLPAGFDTDEFLEGAKLAFNRLQASWDSRDMDDISQFTTGAVLNEIKSQAAQDPGPSRTEILMVNARLLEVKQEGGATLATVYFDALMREDTSGGSEQVREVWHFKQDDTVQGGMWLVDGLQQLEN; translated from the coding sequence ATGCGTACAGCTATTAAATTTATGATAGTGCCCCTGCTTCTGGTGGCGCTGATCGCCATGGATGCCGGCTTTGCCGATGCCAAACGCTTCGGCGGCGGGCGCTCCTTTGGCGGCAGTCGCTCCTTCAGCAAGAGCTACTCCAAACCCGTTTCACCGACCAAGCAGGGCACAGCGGGTTCCACCGCGACCCAGGGGACGCAACGTCCCTCCCGCTTTGGCGGCATGGGCGGCATGTTTGGTGGTTTGCTGGCCGGAACCCTGCTGGGCTCCATGTTCTTTGGTCATCCCTTTGCCGGTGGCGGAATGATGGATATTCTGCTCATTGGTGGCCTGATCTTTTTGGCCATGAAGCTGTTCCGACGTCGGCGTCCGGCTCCGCAGGTGGCGGGTGGCCGTAGCGGTGGCATGTCTTATGGCGGTGGTGGCCCTCAACCCCATGAGGATTCCAGCATGCAGCGTCAGGCCCACGGGGCCTGGGGCGGTCTGGGTTCCACCCAGGGGGCGGCAGAGTCTGCTCCGGAGTTGGACCTGCCTGCCGGTTTCGACACCGATGAGTTTCTGGAAGGGGCCAAGCTGGCATTCAATCGCCTGCAGGCTTCGTGGGACAGCCGCGATATGGATGATATCTCCCAGTTCACCACTGGGGCCGTGCTGAATGAGATCAAGAGCCAGGCGGCCCAGGACCCCGGACCGTCCCGGACCGAGATTCTGATGGTCAATGCTCGCCTGCTTGAGGTCAAGCAGGAGGGCGGAGCGACCCTGGCGACAGTCTATTTCGACGCTCTGATGCGCGAAGACACCTCCGGTGGCTCCGAGCAGGTGCGCGAAGTCTGGCATTTCAAGCAGGACGATACTGTTCAGGGTGGCATGTGGCTGGTGGATGGATTGCAGCAGTTGGAAAACTAG
- a CDS encoding sodium-dependent transporter — translation MAEREQWGSRVGFILAAVGSAIGLGNIWRFPYMAYENGGGAFLVPYIFAMLTAGIPFMVMEFGLGHRFRGSAPKVFASINKRWEWLGWFQVLVAAVISVYYVAVIGWTISYTGFAFTQSWGADPKGFFFGEFLGLTGGPLELGSLQPKIFAAVLLAWSITWLACMTGVKKGIERAGKVLMPVLFLMVVVLTVRVLSLDGAADGVNWLFKPDFSRLTDYKVWVAAYGQIFFSLSVGFAIMLAYSSYLPAKSDINNNAFMTVFINCGFSMMAGVMIFSVLGYMAAQQGVPIKDVAGGGVGLAFITIPMAINLMPMPAFFGTLFFLSLTMAGVSSHISIVEACISAFMDKFGWSRKKTTNTLCLVGFLVSLVFCMGGGLYVLDIVDHFINNFGILGCALMEIFAISWLCRLDVLRDHVNRTSEFMVGQWWNFSLRFLTVGMLGMLVISNFYGDIAKNYGGYDLGPIIGYGWAVVLACFALAFVLKSKSGRAGFAMNNDNSLRR, via the coding sequence ATGGCAGAACGCGAACAATGGGGATCACGAGTAGGATTTATCCTCGCGGCCGTAGGCTCAGCCATCGGCCTTGGAAATATTTGGCGCTTTCCTTATATGGCGTATGAAAATGGCGGCGGGGCCTTCCTGGTACCGTACATCTTCGCCATGCTCACCGCGGGTATCCCGTTCATGGTGATGGAGTTCGGGTTGGGGCATCGCTTCCGCGGTTCCGCTCCCAAGGTCTTCGCTAGTATCAACAAGCGCTGGGAGTGGCTGGGCTGGTTCCAGGTCCTCGTGGCAGCGGTCATTTCCGTGTATTACGTGGCCGTCATTGGCTGGACCATTTCCTATACCGGATTTGCCTTCACGCAGTCCTGGGGTGCAGATCCCAAGGGCTTTTTCTTTGGCGAGTTCCTGGGCCTGACTGGTGGGCCTTTGGAATTGGGTAGCCTGCAGCCCAAAATTTTTGCTGCTGTTCTTCTGGCCTGGAGTATCACCTGGCTGGCTTGTATGACTGGCGTCAAGAAGGGTATCGAGCGCGCAGGCAAGGTCCTGATGCCGGTGCTGTTCCTGATGGTGGTGGTGCTCACCGTGCGCGTGCTGTCCCTGGACGGTGCCGCAGACGGCGTGAACTGGCTGTTTAAGCCCGACTTCTCGCGGCTGACCGACTATAAGGTCTGGGTTGCTGCTTACGGTCAGATCTTCTTCAGTCTGTCCGTCGGTTTTGCTATCATGCTGGCCTATTCCAGCTATTTGCCGGCCAAGTCCGATATCAACAACAACGCCTTCATGACCGTGTTCATCAACTGCGGCTTTTCCATGATGGCCGGTGTGATGATCTTCTCGGTGCTCGGTTACATGGCTGCCCAGCAGGGCGTGCCCATCAAGGACGTGGCTGGCGGCGGTGTGGGCCTGGCCTTTATCACCATCCCCATGGCCATCAATCTGATGCCCATGCCCGCGTTTTTCGGCACCCTGTTCTTCCTGTCCCTGACCATGGCCGGTGTGTCTTCGCACATTTCCATTGTCGAGGCCTGCATCTCAGCCTTCATGGATAAGTTCGGCTGGAGCCGTAAGAAGACCACCAACACCCTGTGTCTGGTCGGTTTTCTCGTCTCTCTGGTGTTCTGCATGGGCGGCGGGTTGTACGTTCTGGATATTGTTGATCACTTCATCAACAACTTCGGCATCTTGGGATGTGCTCTCATGGAAATTTTTGCGATTTCCTGGTTGTGCCGTCTGGACGTGCTGCGTGACCACGTGAACCGCACCTCTGAATTCATGGTGGGCCAGTGGTGGAACTTTTCACTCAGGTTCCTGACCGTGGGCATGCTCGGCATGCTCGTAATCAGCAACTTCTACGGTGATATCGCCAAGAACTACGGTGGCTACGACCTCGGTCCCATTATTGGGTATGGTTGGGCTGTCGTGCTGGCCTGTTTTGCCCTGGCCTTTGTGCTGAAGAGCAAGAGTGGCCGCGCCGGTTTCGCCATGAACAACGACAACAGCTTGAGGAGGTAG